In one window of Branchiostoma lanceolatum isolate klBraLanc5 chromosome 15, klBraLanc5.hap2, whole genome shotgun sequence DNA:
- the LOC136420739 gene encoding uncharacterized protein isoform X1, protein MGDTDTGLIDRIRARLAAVNFLKKAEPPPVVVPLPLPIAPEVQIPEESKEVQRTRSFLDDVAAALFRSVNRDIRAGKKQLVKDEQFMKARLYDCICDELEKSGRADDIRHVEMEATHSLLTPAKMEEELPLPTTSFICNFSKCKVAVEVKRVTDKFKGEFQSIRDAFAKMAYFVAHKGCDIGYVFAYGTVGDFSRFDLSHRCVPMTGEFGELDVILSRDTRIIRQFARHGLKTIPWCFRKEMRANLVPEKEKFGVFCVRLYSVRATSRGQQFSENTSDSERLANVYAQKLDLAPSLIFNAEDARREIERVDEHVQARVYTVDKAVSQYAGVLDMLDQGTSFPGQEEDFAFLGKLLRHRLRMASSGFRTPRRLSVVSELSAPPSEIAPDPETGEETGRDTDGDFSSGGEEGEEDDPELFRTKSVRSLAVEPTHGILKKDDGTQRLKRTKSVTLILPAYMEEALANPEGMIAAPEPDSGSEEEEEDPKEKKKSKKKAPKIEVPGFSKKRTPYGQDLMGYRRSEERKTKTYLKQNYNKKRRPKGWHRYSSDEKRVAWGPARPRIIQGELFMKHFRKALY, encoded by the exons ATGggtgatacagatacaggtttgATAGACCGAATCCGGGCCCGCCTAGCTGCCGTGAATTTTCTCAAGAAGGCAGAACCGCCTCCAGTGGTAGTCCCTCTTCCGCTACCGATTGCTCCCGAAGTGCAGATTCCCGAGGAGTCGAAGGAGGTGCAGCGAACGCGAAGTTTCTTGGACGACGTGGCGGCGGCGCTTTTCAGGAGCGTCAACAG GGACATCCGTGCGGGTAAGAAGCAGCTGGTGAAGGATGAACAGTTCATGAAAGCGAGGCTGTACGACTGCATCTGTGACGAGCTGGAGAAGTCTGGCCGGGCGGACGACATCAGACATGTGGAGATGGAGGCGACGCACAGCCTCCTCACTCCGGCAAAGATG GAAGAGGAGCTTCCCCTGCCGACTACCAGCTTCATCTGCAACTTCTCAAAATGCAAGGTGGCCGTAGAGGTCAAACGGGTCACGGACAAGTTCAAGGGCGAGTTCCAATCCATCCGGGACGCCTTCGCCAAGATGGCGTACTTCGTGGCGCACAAAG GTTGCGACATCGGATACGTCTTTGCCTACGGAACCGTCGGTGATTTCTCGCGGTTCGACCTGTCCCACCGATGCGTGCCGATGACGGGCGAGTTTGGCGAACTTGACGTCATACTCTCGCGAGACACGAGAATCATCCGGCAGTTCGCGAGACACGGCCTGAAGACTATCCCATGGTGCTTCAGGAAAGAAATGAGAGCGAACTTGGTTCCCGAAAAGGAGAAGTTCGGGGTGTTTTGCGTGAGGTTGTACAGCGTTCGAGCGACGTCACGAGGACAGCAGTTTTCAGAGAACACATCCGACTCGGAAAGACTGGCAAACGTCTACGCACAAAAATTAGACTTggcgccatctttgattttcaATGCAGAGGACGCTAGGCGGGAGATAGAGCGAGTGGACGAGCATGTACAG GCCCGTGTGTACACCGTGGACAAGGCGGTGTCTCAGTACGCAGGCGTGTTGGATATGCTGGACCAGGGAACGAGCTTCCCAGGACAGGAGGAGGACTTCGCGTTCCTGGGGAAACTGCTGAGGCACCGCTTACGGATGGCAT CGTCCGGGTTCAGGACCCCCCGCAGACTGTCGGTGGTGTCCGAACTGTCGGCACCTCCGTCCGAGATCGCACCGGATCCGGAAACGGGCGAAGAGACCGGGAGGGACACGGACGGAGACTTCTCATCCGGAGGCG AGGAAGGCGAAGAAGACGACCCCGAGTTGTTCCGAACCAAATCCGTTCGCTCACTGGCAGTAGAACCTACCCACG GAATTTTGAAGAAAGACGACGGCACACAGCGGCTGAAACGCACCAAGTCTGTCACACTCATCCTCCCGGCGTACATGGAGGAGGCTCTGGCGAATCCGGAAG GCATGATCGCAGCACCCGAACCAGATTCTGGCTctgaagaggaggaagaagaccCGAAGGAGAAGAAAAAATCGAAAAAGAAAGCCCCCAAAATTGAAG TGCCCGGGTTTTCGAAAAAGCGAACTCCATACGGACAGGACTTGATGG GATATCGCAGGTCAGAGGAACGCAAGACAAAGACGTACTTAAAG CAAAACTACAACAAGAAGAGGCGACCCAAGGGATGGCACAGATACTCCTCAGATGAGAAG CGCGTTGCGTGGGGCCCGGCACGACCGAGGATCATACAGGGAGAACTGTTTATGAAG CATTTCCGAAAGGCGCTGTACTAG
- the LOC136420739 gene encoding uncharacterized protein isoform X2, translating to MEEELPLPTTSFICNFSKCKVAVEVKRVTDKFKGEFQSIRDAFAKMAYFVAHKGCDIGYVFAYGTVGDFSRFDLSHRCVPMTGEFGELDVILSRDTRIIRQFARHGLKTIPWCFRKEMRANLVPEKEKFGVFCVRLYSVRATSRGQQFSENTSDSERLANVYAQKLDLAPSLIFNAEDARREIERVDEHVQARVYTVDKAVSQYAGVLDMLDQGTSFPGQEEDFAFLGKLLRHRLRMASSGFRTPRRLSVVSELSAPPSEIAPDPETGEETGRDTDGDFSSGGEEGEEDDPELFRTKSVRSLAVEPTHGILKKDDGTQRLKRTKSVTLILPAYMEEALANPEGMIAAPEPDSGSEEEEEDPKEKKKSKKKAPKIEVPGFSKKRTPYGQDLMGYRRSEERKTKTYLKQNYNKKRRPKGWHRYSSDEKRVAWGPARPRIIQGELFMKHFRKALY from the exons ATG GAAGAGGAGCTTCCCCTGCCGACTACCAGCTTCATCTGCAACTTCTCAAAATGCAAGGTGGCCGTAGAGGTCAAACGGGTCACGGACAAGTTCAAGGGCGAGTTCCAATCCATCCGGGACGCCTTCGCCAAGATGGCGTACTTCGTGGCGCACAAAG GTTGCGACATCGGATACGTCTTTGCCTACGGAACCGTCGGTGATTTCTCGCGGTTCGACCTGTCCCACCGATGCGTGCCGATGACGGGCGAGTTTGGCGAACTTGACGTCATACTCTCGCGAGACACGAGAATCATCCGGCAGTTCGCGAGACACGGCCTGAAGACTATCCCATGGTGCTTCAGGAAAGAAATGAGAGCGAACTTGGTTCCCGAAAAGGAGAAGTTCGGGGTGTTTTGCGTGAGGTTGTACAGCGTTCGAGCGACGTCACGAGGACAGCAGTTTTCAGAGAACACATCCGACTCGGAAAGACTGGCAAACGTCTACGCACAAAAATTAGACTTggcgccatctttgattttcaATGCAGAGGACGCTAGGCGGGAGATAGAGCGAGTGGACGAGCATGTACAG GCCCGTGTGTACACCGTGGACAAGGCGGTGTCTCAGTACGCAGGCGTGTTGGATATGCTGGACCAGGGAACGAGCTTCCCAGGACAGGAGGAGGACTTCGCGTTCCTGGGGAAACTGCTGAGGCACCGCTTACGGATGGCAT CGTCCGGGTTCAGGACCCCCCGCAGACTGTCGGTGGTGTCCGAACTGTCGGCACCTCCGTCCGAGATCGCACCGGATCCGGAAACGGGCGAAGAGACCGGGAGGGACACGGACGGAGACTTCTCATCCGGAGGCG AGGAAGGCGAAGAAGACGACCCCGAGTTGTTCCGAACCAAATCCGTTCGCTCACTGGCAGTAGAACCTACCCACG GAATTTTGAAGAAAGACGACGGCACACAGCGGCTGAAACGCACCAAGTCTGTCACACTCATCCTCCCGGCGTACATGGAGGAGGCTCTGGCGAATCCGGAAG GCATGATCGCAGCACCCGAACCAGATTCTGGCTctgaagaggaggaagaagaccCGAAGGAGAAGAAAAAATCGAAAAAGAAAGCCCCCAAAATTGAAG TGCCCGGGTTTTCGAAAAAGCGAACTCCATACGGACAGGACTTGATGG GATATCGCAGGTCAGAGGAACGCAAGACAAAGACGTACTTAAAG CAAAACTACAACAAGAAGAGGCGACCCAAGGGATGGCACAGATACTCCTCAGATGAGAAG CGCGTTGCGTGGGGCCCGGCACGACCGAGGATCATACAGGGAGAACTGTTTATGAAG CATTTCCGAAAGGCGCTGTACTAG